The following nucleotide sequence is from Triticum dicoccoides isolate Atlit2015 ecotype Zavitan chromosome 7B, WEW_v2.0, whole genome shotgun sequence.
GTGCAGGAGAACTCTTAGCACACATTAGAACAGTGAAGATGTACAGCTGGGACAAACTATTCATTCAACGCTTGAATAAAAGAAGAGAACTAGAAGTGAAGCATCTTGCGGTGTGCAGTTGCTTGTTAGCAATTTTAAAATTTCTATCAAGTTGCATTTTTGGCACTAGAACTCACAGGTGCTTCTTTTCCTGACAGACTCGAAAATATCTGGATGCATGGTGTGTCTATTTCTGGGCAACCACGCCAACATTGTTCTCCCTTTTCACCTTTTCCGTATTTGCAATAATGGGCCACTCACTGGATGCCGCCACAGTAAAGCAATATCTTGAATTATATGTTTGAAACTTGCCCTCGGGTCTCGGGGTGTGACAAAAACTCCATACATTTTATTCCTTCTTACAGGTTTTCACTTGTGTCGCACTCTTCAACACATTAATATCCCCCTTAAACTCATTGCCATGGGTTATTAATGGGATGATTGATGTAAGTTAGATGATCTCTATCTGCTATTGTAATGCCAGATGCATCTCTACCACTGTAACCTTACCTGTATTCTCTGGTATTGCAGTCTTTTATCTCTAGCAGAAGATTGCACAACTATTTGTCTACTCCAGAGCATTGCTCTTCCGAGTTGACCATCTCAAGTGACGTTGTAAAGGATGATTCCAACAGACATACTGAAACAATCTATGATCCCACAGCTGTTATAATCAGGAACCTATGTTGTTCTTGGTCTAGTATCTCCACTGTTGAGCCCCAAATAATTCTCAGAGACATATCTCTGCAGCTACAGAACGGCCTCTTCATTGCGATCGTAGGCGAGGTGACTTTTAAAATTGTATAATTATCCTACTACTTTCTTTGAATATTTCTCTTTTTAGTTGGTGAAAGAATACCTTGGGGATACTGTATTACTGGCTGAAAATAATATTTGAATTTGCAATACTTTGAGTGACACCTTCTTAAATTTTCATtgccacactttttttttcttttctccagCTTCATCGATTCTCTGACACTGCTATAATGCAAATTTGCGTTTGATTTGATACTGATAGTTGGATAGGGAACTTTCACAAGGCTTTCTATTAAGCACCTTAATTTGCCAAGAGGAGTAAAAATAACCACTCTTGTAGAGTGTTGTGGCTATTGCAGTTGTTTTCTGTTAATTGGAAAAATAATAATATTATGTTCATTTTCAGGTTGGTTCAGGCAAGTCATCTTTGCTGAACTCTATCATTGGAGAGATGTCTGTCATCAGTGGTTCTATTAACTCATGCGGTTCAGTTGCATATGTACCACAGGTTGTACTTTATGATTTAGAGATGGCTTAAGATTCGCAGTTGAACTGCATAAAACTTAAATTTTTCATTGGTTTTTGTAGGTACCTTGGATATTATCTGGGTCTTTACGGGATAACATTTTGCTTGGAAAAGGATTTGACACAAGGAGGTAGATTATTAAAATGTTAGCTTTACCAATAAGAATCACTTGTTCTGCTAATGGTGGTGCTTTTTTTTTCTTAAAGCTGAATTACCTGGTGTTTATTGTgtcttattttaattattattctgTGTTGGAGCATTTATGTAGATATGAAGAAGTAATACAAGCATGTACCCTTGATGTTGACATCTCAACAATGATTGGGGGAGATATGTCACATATTGGAGAGAAAGGTCTCAACTTATCGGGTGGACAGAGAGCCCGTCTAGCATTGGCAAGGTTATATTAAAAACATTGTGCAGTTGACACTGGAAAGTCCAAAGTTTTTGTACTAACAACGTGATCATATACTTGCAGGGCTTTGTATCATGACTCTGATGTATACTTGTTCGATGATATACTTAGTGCAGTTGACTCACAGGTTGCTTCATGGATCCTCAAAAAAGCCATTATGGGACCGCAAATGAAGCGAAAAACACGATTATTAAGCACCCACAATCTCCAGGTAATGATTTTCTGATCTCACCAAAACAAATTGTAGCATGTTGTTTCTAAATACATGAAACGAGCATTTAATTTGATAGCAAGAAAATGAAGATAGCTTCCACTAAAACAACAAAAACGTTTCctttttttcttcaggctatttatgCTGCAGATATGATTGTGGTCATGGCTAATGGATTTGTCAAATGGTTCGGGACATTGGACAGTTTCTTGGCAACTCCATATTCAAAAATATCTAATCCAGATAGTTCATCTGCTGTCTCAGCAACAAGTTCACAAAAAAATAAAGGACCAAGCACCTTTGAATTCAACACTAAAGATGTGCTTGACAATGGTTCAGTGGTTGATCAGGAGGAACAAAGAGATCAGACTGAAGCAGAGGGCAGGAAAGAAGGCATGGTTGAGATAATTGTGTACAAGTGAGTTGTTTTGCAATGTTGTTGATTTACTGCATTGAACAGTGGAAGCTTCTTAAACTTCCTACTACGACTAAACCGAAATGATTATTTCTACAGAAAATATGCAACACTTGCAGGGTGGTCAATGGTATTTCTGATATTTGTGACTGCATTCTTAATGCAAGCATCTCGTAATGGCAATGATCTTTGGTTGACTTACTGGGTGGATAGCAGCTCAGGCACCAATAACACAAGATTTTATCTGGTAAGAGTGCTCTCTATCTAAGTCTACTGAATTTGAACAGTTATTATCATAAACATGTTATCTATATCTGGTCACTCAAAACAGAAGGCAGTGTGTGAAATAAATAAGATCTGATGTGCATTTATGCTCATTCATGATTTTGATCTCTGTAGACTATCCTTGCTGGGTTTGGCATAATCAACTCCTTTTTCACATTGGGAAGGGCATTTTCTTTTGCATATGGCGGTCTGTGTGCGGCAATTCAGATACATGCCGATCTTCTTGGCAGTCTAATCGGTGCCCCGGTTTCTTTTTTCGACCAAAATCCCAGTGGCCGAATACTGAATAGGTTAGTATGTCAGGAATCTTCAGCAAACTCTGCAATACAGAAACACCCTTGATGAACTTTATGAACTTCCAGATTATCGTCAGACCTCTACACTGTTGATGATTCTCTTCCATTTATCCTCAATATATTTGTGGCCAACTTCTTCGGCTTACTTGGCACCCTTGTTGTTTTGTGTTATTCACAGGTAAATATGCAATAGTTTACTATAATTCTAATGTGGGCCAACATTATATTCAAATAAACCAATCCACTTAGCTTGTAACTCATGAACGTTCCCACACAGGTTACGTTTCTACTCATCTTAGTCCCTCTCTGGCTTATCTACAGCAAAGTGCAGGTACTGTTATCGATTTCCTTAGTTTGTGCTGTTCTTCACTAAGGCTTTGGTCCTTAACATTCTTccaatttttaaaaattcattatTCGAACATTCTCAATGCATGTTATATACTGATATATAACATGCATTGAGAATGTTCGAATAATGTGATAAACTGATTGGCacttaccccgcaaaaaaaataaaactgatTGGCACTTATGGTATCAACTATAAAGTTCTACTGCATAACATGCATTTCAGGAGAGCCTTCCACAAAACTGAAAACAGACTGTAAGGAGCTCATATGTAGTGCAGAACTCATCTTGTTAGCCTAAATACATTTACAGTGTGGAATCTGATTCTTTCGCACTGTACACATGCTCTACTTTTGGAGAAACAAATTAACATTCTGTGCAGTTCTATTACAGGTCGACATCACGTGAAGTACGACGGCTTGACAGTGTTGCTCGTTCACCTATCTATTCATCTTTTACAGAGACACTTGATGGTTCATCAACGATAAGATCATTCCAAAAGGAGGTATGTTAATTACATCAAGACTATTAAAAATTATACGAAGGATACCAGAGCCTTTACCTTCATTTGAACCTagctgttactccctccgttcctaaatataagaccttttagagatttcactatgaactacatacggatgtatatagacatattttagagtgtagattcattcattttgctctgcGTCTAGTCTATAGTGGAATCCATAAGAagtcttacatttaggaacggagggagtagaactttAAAGCTCGAGTGACTTGTGTTGATATGATTTGTTCAAGATACTGACGGTAGAATACACAGGATTTTTTCTTAGAGAGGTTCATCCAACAACTGACACTATATCAGAAAACATCCTACTCTGAGCTTACTGCTAGTCTGTGGCTCTCACTAAGACTCCAGGTATAATTCTTTGTCAAGGGATAGTAACTTCATCTTCTGTTATGAAACCATGAAGCTTTCTCTATTAGTTAGGCCTATTGCGCAGTCAATGTATTAACTAGGAGATCACTTTAGTTGTTGGCAGGGTTGATCATTTTATTCATCGCTGTGATTTCCGTTGTTGGCTTCCATAGCAACTCTCCTGTTAAGTTTGGTACACCTGGACTGGTAAGTATGACAGGGAAGAAATTACCAACTCCAGGCTCATTTTTTTACATTTCTGTTCCTGTTGAAAATATTGGTATGTTTGAACTATATAGAATTTAAGATAGAGAAAATACACTGCAGGTTGGCCTGGCGTTATCGTATGCAGCACCTGTTGTATCACTGTTGAATAGCTTCTTAACCACTTTTACAGAGACAGAAAAGGAAATGATCTCTGTTGAGAGGGTTGTTGAGGTAAAAAGCCAAGAAATATTCTGCCTGTTAGTGACAAGCATATTTTCCTCTAATAATTCAATAATGCTTGCAGTATGTCGATATACCTCAAGAAGAACTCCAGGGATCAGAATCTCCTGATAAAAGTTGGCCAACAGAAGGGAAGATTGAGTTTGAGCATGTAACTCTAAGGTACAAAGCGGATCTACCACCAGCTTTGGATGAAATATCATTCCATATTGAATCTGGCATGCAGGTATGGTAACTGTCTGCACATTCTTATTTGAGTCATTCAGAAAACTACCATTAAACTGCCCTGGTTTATTAGGTTGGAATAATAGGAAGGACCGGAGCAGGAAAATCCAGTATACTGAATGCACTTTTCCGTTTAACTCCAATCTGCAATGGTCGCATCTTAGTAGACGGTTTTGATGTGGCCAAAGTTGCTGTCCGAGATCTTCGTGCACATTTTGCAGTAGTACCGCAGAGTCCGTTTTTGTTTGATGGTTCTTTGAGGTAAACTATTGGTTGCTCTTATTTCTCTCTTTTCTGACTTGTACAATTTTGTGGGCATTGGTTGGACATTTAGAGAACTAAACAGAGAAACCTATCTCCAGCATTCTAATTTTCAGTTGACAAACAGGGAAAACCTAGACCCTTTCGGTATAACAACAGATATCAGGATATGGGAAGCTCTTGAAAAATGCCATATGAAGGCAGAGATAGAATCAATAGGAGGACTCAATATCCATGTGAAAGAAAGTGGTGGATCCTTTTCAGTAGGCCAGCGACAACTCCTATGTCTAGCCCGTGCTATCCTAAAATCATCAAAGGTATCTATACTGTGTTGGTCTATTCAAAATTTCTGCAAGTTTCAGCAGCAGCAAAAGTTTATGATGTTAAGTTGCGTGCCACGTAGTTGCTCAAAGAAGTTCAACTTGCTAATGATTCTACAGGTACTTTGCCTTGATGAGTGCACAGCCAATGTTGACAATCAGACAGCATTCCTGTTACAGAATACTATTTCTGCTGAATGCAAGGGCATGACGGTCCTCACAATAGCCCACCGCATTTCAACTGTGATGAAGATGGACAATATTCTAGTTCTTGATCAAGGCAAACTGGTAAGTCATGCCATTATGCTTTTGTAATCTCTTAGTGATGATATATACCTGAAGAGTCAAAATCTGGATGCAACAAAAATGCTTCACAGAAATGAACAAACGGCAACGTGAATCAGATGCCCTTCATTGGACATCTGCAGCACCGTGGTTATACTATGTTCAAATCATTAGAAATGCCCTTCGCTCACCTTGTTAGAATAGCATTTAACTCTATTTCCTCCAAATTTAGGTTGAAGAAGGAAACCCGGAGGTTCTTATGAATGACAACAGATCAAGATTCTCACGATTTGCGAAGGCATCTATGTAATCCTAGAAAAATCATGTGCCACTCTGTTGTACTGATAGATGAAACACTAGGGCTTAGTTGTACCTCTCACTTTGATCACTAATACCTTCTTCAGTTCACATGCGCATCTAAGAGCTTATAGGAAGCCTGATCCTCTAGCTTATGAATCGATTTGTTGGAACTCAAGGTTTTCTGAAATGGATCTAGGATGGAATTTGTTATATCAAAGTATTATCATGACAGCAAAGTTGAAATGAACCCAGATGAAATACTCATAAACCAGCAACCACAACTGAACCAGGCAAGTAAGCAGTAACTGCATTAAACGGTACCAGCAAATCTGGATCCAATTTCAGGTATATAACCTGTCACCCGAAGTGTACATATACAGGGGGCAGGAACAGGACTGGTTCATTCCACTAACCTAATCCCACAGGATGGGAGGAGCGGCGGCTGGTTGCTGCTCAGGCGACGTAGATgtagtcgtcgtcgctgtcgccgcGGCGGCGGACGCGGTCGGGGTCGACGGAGCAGATGACGTAGGCGGCGTAGAGGACGCCCGGCAGGTAGCCGAGGATGGTGAGCAGCACGCTGATCCAGAACTCCATCTGCCGCAGAaacggggaggagagagagagagagagagagaaacacggTGATTAGCCGGCGAAGAGAGGGACGGGGACGGGGAGGTGAAATTGGTGGCGTACGGAGCAGCAGCCGTGGCGGAGGCAGACGCCGAGGGGCGGGAGGAGGATGGCGCACATGATCTCCAGGCACCGGCAGCAGCACGAGCACAGCCCCATCGCGGTTCGCTCGCCCGCAGCTGTCTCCGGGTGGGTTGCTCGCGGTCGCCGGACTCGGAGGCGGGGGCGGAGCtgcgggaggggaggggaggggaggggagctgGACCAACGATGCGTGCGCGGCTCTGTTTTTCTGTGGGGGAGATCGCGACTCGGCTGGTTGGGGGACGCGGAGACGCGGGCCTCGCGACTTGTGCGGGTTGGGTTGGCTGGAAGTTCTGCGAGGCACGGCAGCTCTGTCTGTTGGTCCCGCTTTACAGGTCAGCTCGGGTTTTATCACACGCTCACGTGTCCTATCAAATTGCGTATTGAGCGACAAAATCTGAAACGCTACTCTCATTCTCTGAATAAGCATCAACCAACATTCCAGTGCCGATGGCCATCCAAACTGAAGTTGAAAAAACAGTTCCTTTTGTTTGCGGGGAAAAGTTGAAGTTGAAAAGGcaccattagagcatctccaatcatCCTCCTCATAGTCACATCATCTGTTCAGATGAATTGAATTGAACGGACTGTCCGAAAAAATCTCATAAAAGCCACTCATTTATCCGAATTGTCGCGATCGCCTCAAGCTTATCCCAAATGTGGGGGGTGGAAATTGGGTTTTGCGGACATGTCTGGCCATGTTGGCCTGTCCTGATCCATCCGTTCCAATCCGCACCAAACCCTAAGCCTAACTCTCACTCTCATTCCCATCTCCCCTCTCCTCTTCGGTCATGTTCGGATCTAGATCAGAGTCCAAGTCCAACGGGTGGACTTGAAGCGGTGATGCTCAAGTCGGGTAAAAACTACAAACCGAAGCCACCCAAATCTTCTTTCACTATTATCCGATGTGAGATACAACAAGTTTCatctgtttttctttttgtttcatttctctctctctctctttctaagcaATTATCCCACGTGGCATCACTAATATATCATCATTGTACATGTCCTAAGACATCATAGAGTTTACATCAACTTTTCCTAAACTATACTTTCTTAAGATATCTCCCTGTTGCCTCCTTGATTTGTAGGTCTTTAAAAACTCAAGAATAGAAAAAGCGCATGACCTACATGAATGGATTTGCATTGAAGTTTATTTTCATAGGAAGCACATAGAATTTCTTCCAAGAGGTCAGAGGAGTGAATGAAAGTTTCATCTGCACGAACAGTTCCAGAGTTCTTTTGCTCGTTTCATCTGCACGTAGGATTTCTTTTGCTCGTTTTTTaaatctcctttatgctttctttcCTACTCCTACAATAATAAAATGTAAAATTCCTTAAACTCAACGGAGTTTAGCAATCGGCAGGCTGAGCTTGTATTTGGGCAAGGTCCATACAAAGATCAATGCAGGGGATGCATTCAGGGGATGGCCACGGTTTTATTGGTTGGTCAGGCAACGAAGACGTAGGAAGCGGCGGCACCTGCGGActcgtcgtcatcatcgtcgtccactagtagaaaaagggtcaaatgtgagacacattagtcccggtttgtaacagaaccgacactaatgtgtccattagtgccggttccaacggctaggcgggagaagctctttagtaccggttcgtggcgaacctttagcaccggttcgtgccacgaaccggtactaaagaaagtggtggcaggatgttgtcagagtggggcccttccagcacctttaataccagttcgtggcacgaatcggtactaaaggtcgtcctatataaacccttcgtccatccgcactctgttcttccccctttcccctctccctctcctctgttcttcccttcttcctctcgagttcatcacaaaatttgccccaaatttgtcaagatttgcaggccctcatccattcaaatgatcaccaagattagcaactttgtcctttcatctctcattgctagattagctcttgcattggtttatatagtgattaattgtgggttttagtaatttgggaggaattatatgtggtaatatttgatttatatgcaatttgaggtcaaaataacacttagtttgcatatgtaggtgtggtttacttagtgccttctaaatctccgtcgtaaccaccgtcgatcgcccgcaccgtcccgtcgccggcaccaccttgtggtgagcctcttgttcatgaaattttatataaaaaattgatgtttgtgtgatttggatatatagttactcgtataataattatcttacctgtacgttgcttgttatacatagtgccatggttttgatatccgtccccgtcggccctcgtccttgttatgattcggatgtggtatattctcttttaaaactatttgttgcatttcatgtttatgataaattatgcccatcaagttgacatagatatttttatctaggaggtatgtgaaccggaaattccaaccgaccctattatcgagaggttaaatttagttgaaagagaaacgagtacttgaaagaaaaattgaaaagaattgagggggagaagatggaattggagttgcatgttgccgatgtcgtcgatgatcacaagatcaagatggagaaaatgcacttgaagattagaaagattaggaaatatgccattgatagtgaggcttggtatcatgttggttcaattgttaccttagttgcgatcttgatcgcatttattgttgcatttaaatgctttagctagagagttatttgtttgttgcatttaagtgttgtatgaactttatgtatgaacttgtattaatttggtctattcggtgttgtgtaatgaagatgagtcggcaatggatgtacaatgaccgatgctctccccagttcgttgagggcgtgcatacttttctgcttgcggctgaggcaaacaagcgggcggatggttttatgccttgtccatgtgctggctgtaagaatggtcgcaattactctacgtcaagaaccattcacgtccacctgttttgagtccggtttcatgccccactataatatttggaccaagcacggagaaagaggggttatgatggaagacaatgaagaagaagaggacgacgacagctatcctgaccATGGGTTccttgaatacgatgatacaacaatgggggaagaagttgagccggtaatgcgggaagaagctgagccgacaatgcgggaagaagctgaagaagaggcatcagatgagcccgttgatgatctaggtcgggccattgccgatgcaaagagaaactgcgcaagtgatttggagaagaagaagttgcagcgcatgttagaggatcacaaaaaattgttgtatccgaattgcgtaggtgacaagaaaaagctgggcaccacactggaattgctgcaatggaagacccgcagtacggaatgacaacagtggatctcaacaatctgtgtatgcagacgaaccattcgtcctagccaatgatgtggcacagattttctatgtgaaggacatgtctaccaagccaagaaaaagaaaagataagaaagcgaatgcatcgtacgatgagccaaagcggcacatagttctttctgggaagagaaacatcatgggagtggatgacaagatagacaagtcagaagattatgaaaagtttgatgaaattgctccattcacagtgaatattgacccgagcatcccgttaaatgatgaagattttccatggttacggcgcaaagggacatacacgaagaaaaagtttcacacccaaagatctgggatgtgatcggcttcactatcatcactttcttctgtgtttcacacccaaaggggaatctctgtaatacttagggtagttatgtgttttggcatttgaaacgcgaataaattttatgtgcaaacaaatgttttcatgcctttactgattttatgtgtagagacgatgaagaagaggctcaatgctcacgttgcttagcttcaagccttcaggaatacggtagactgcacggagctatgcgcggtgcagtttacactattccgaaaggcttgaagcaaattaacgagcattgcacctcttttttatttttaataacgtattacaactccggacttcttctgttatggcaaaaacgaattgcacgtcgacatttcttttttttaagttataactccagactttgaccatcaagttttgcagaaaagaaaaaatagcagaaaagaagaaaaactatagctgaaaagaaaaaaactatataaaaaaactactcagaaataaatagaagaaaataaatatagcagaaaagaaaaaactactcagaaataaaaagaagaaaaaataaagcagaaaagaaaaaaattatatttgctatttttcaatcgtttacaaaatgaccgtgaaattgaaaatcactacaaaatgaactctgaaaatgttgaattttggcaaactagatgaaaaactactcacaaataaatagaagaaaataaatataacagaaaagaaaaaactatacaaaaaactacgcaaaaataaatagaa
It contains:
- the LOC119336921 gene encoding ABC transporter C family member 13-like isoform X1 translates to MDFLCPGDPTVWHGRRFAPCFADLVLGLGGNVVATVAVLALFIAKRNESRAENVRRRLPEKLFVFGIPSFAACLSLLGLIVLVKKKIEGIDVPNHESFFRCSQFLAWVAVLISANGPWSEILSNPIICICWMLKILLEIPHLQYKLTEMKAMAYVMEIVSFSTSITFGLFLIVITAVLKLCNKRKVNSIEAPLIPNNENSEAENANLVNKQHNVWELLTFKSVNPMMDIGIRRQLDFTDLLELPAELRTASCYDKLLSSWTAEHQKYHADSSLLRAMFYAYGWSYLRLGILKVVNDSIGFVSPLLLNKFIKLIQEGSVGMDGYIIAISLGLTSIIKSFLDTQYSFRLAKLKLMLRSSMMGIVYRKCLCLSLSERSRFSEGEIQTFMSVDVDRTVNICNNLHDAWSFPLQIGLALYLLYTQVNYAFLSGLAITIILIPVNKWISTRIATATHKMMKQKDERISCAGELLAHIRTVKMYSWDKLFIQRLNKRRELEVKHLATRKYLDAWCVYFWATTPTLFSLFTFSVFAIMGHSLDAATVFTCVALFNTLISPLNSLPWVINGMIDSFISSRRLHNYLSTPEHCSSELTISSDVVKDDSNRHTETIYDPTAVIIRNLCCSWSSISTVEPQIILRDISLQLQNGLFIAIVGEVGSGKSSLLNSIIGEMSVISGSINSCGSVAYVPQVPWILSGSLRDNILLGKGFDTRRYEEVIQACTLDVDISTMIGGDMSHIGEKGLNLSGGQRARLALARALYHDSDVYLFDDILSAVDSQVASWILKKAIMGPQMKRKTRLLSTHNLQAIYAADMIVVMANGFVKWFGTLDSFLATPYSKISNPDSSSAVSATSSQKNKGPSTFEFNTKDVLDNGSVVDQEEQRDQTEAEGRKEGMVEIIVYKKYATLAGWSMVFLIFVTAFLMQASRNGNDLWLTYWVDSSSGTNNTRFYLTILAGFGIINSFFTLGRAFSFAYGGLCAAIQIHADLLGSLIGAPVSFFDQNPSGRILNRLSSDLYTVDDSLPFILNIFVANFFGLLGTLVVLCYSQVTFLLILVPLWLIYSKVQFYYRSTSREVRRLDSVARSPIYSSFTETLDGSSTIRSFQKEDFFLERFIQQLTLYQKTSYSELTASLWLSLRLQLLAGLIILFIAVISVVGFHSNSPVKFGTPGLVGLALSYAAPVVSLLNSFLTTFTETEKEMISVERVVEYVDIPQEELQGSESPDKSWPTEGKIEFEHVTLRYKADLPPALDEISFHIESGMQVGIIGRTGAGKSSILNALFRLTPICNGRILVDGFDVAKVAVRDLRAHFAVVPQSPFLFDGSLRENLDPFGITTDIRIWEALEKCHMKAEIESIGGLNIHVKESGGSFSVGQRQLLCLARAILKSSKVLCLDECTANVDNQTAFLLQNTISAECKGMTVLTIAHRISTVMKMDNILVLDQGKLVEEGNPEVLMNDNRSRFSRFAKASM
- the LOC119336921 gene encoding ABC transporter C family member 13-like isoform X2, whose protein sequence is MAVLISANGPWSEILSNPIICICWMLKILLEIPHLQYKLTEMKAMAYVMEIVSFSTSITFGLFLIVITAVLKLCNKRKVNSIEAPLIPNNENSEAENANLVNKQHNVWELLTFKSVNPMMDIGIRRQLDFTDLLELPAELRTASCYDKLLSSWTAEHQKYHADSSLLRAMFYAYGWSYLRLGILKVVNDSIGFVSPLLLNKFIKLIQEGSVGMDGYIIAISLGLTSIIKSFLDTQYSFRLAKLKLMLRSSMMGIVYRKCLCLSLSERSRFSEGEIQTFMSVDVDRTVNICNNLHDAWSFPLQIGLALYLLYTQVNYAFLSGLAITIILIPVNKWISTRIATATHKMMKQKDERISCAGELLAHIRTVKMYSWDKLFIQRLNKRRELEVKHLATRKYLDAWCVYFWATTPTLFSLFTFSVFAIMGHSLDAATVFTCVALFNTLISPLNSLPWVINGMIDSFISSRRLHNYLSTPEHCSSELTISSDVVKDDSNRHTETIYDPTAVIIRNLCCSWSSISTVEPQIILRDISLQLQNGLFIAIVGEVGSGKSSLLNSIIGEMSVISGSINSCGSVAYVPQVPWILSGSLRDNILLGKGFDTRRYEEVIQACTLDVDISTMIGGDMSHIGEKGLNLSGGQRARLALARALYHDSDVYLFDDILSAVDSQVASWILKKAIMGPQMKRKTRLLSTHNLQAIYAADMIVVMANGFVKWFGTLDSFLATPYSKISNPDSSSAVSATSSQKNKGPSTFEFNTKDVLDNGSVVDQEEQRDQTEAEGRKEGMVEIIVYKKYATLAGWSMVFLIFVTAFLMQASRNGNDLWLTYWVDSSSGTNNTRFYLTILAGFGIINSFFTLGRAFSFAYGGLCAAIQIHADLLGSLIGAPVSFFDQNPSGRILNRLSSDLYTVDDSLPFILNIFVANFFGLLGTLVVLCYSQVTFLLILVPLWLIYSKVQFYYRSTSREVRRLDSVARSPIYSSFTETLDGSSTIRSFQKEDFFLERFIQQLTLYQKTSYSELTASLWLSLRLQLLAGLIILFIAVISVVGFHSNSPVKFGTPGLVGLALSYAAPVVSLLNSFLTTFTETEKEMISVERVVEYVDIPQEELQGSESPDKSWPTEGKIEFEHVTLRYKADLPPALDEISFHIESGMQVGIIGRTGAGKSSILNALFRLTPICNGRILVDGFDVAKVAVRDLRAHFAVVPQSPFLFDGSLRENLDPFGITTDIRIWEALEKCHMKAEIESIGGLNIHVKESGGSFSVGQRQLLCLARAILKSSKVLCLDECTANVDNQTAFLLQNTISAECKGMTVLTIAHRISTVMKMDNILVLDQGKLVEEGNPEVLMNDNRSRFSRFAKASM
- the LOC119336922 gene encoding hydrophobic protein OSR8-like, with the translated sequence MGLCSCCCRCLEIMCAILLPPLGVCLRHGCCSMEFWISVLLTILGYLPGVLYAAYVICSVDPDRVRRRGDSDDDYIYVA